One Choloepus didactylus isolate mChoDid1 chromosome 8, mChoDid1.pri, whole genome shotgun sequence DNA window includes the following coding sequences:
- the LOC119541472 gene encoding zinc finger protein 782-like: MKQSQASVSFKDVAVEFTQEEWKLLGPAQRTLYRDVLLENYSHLVSVGYCFTKPELIFMLEQEENPWLLEEGFLNRSYTEQSY; encoded by the coding sequence ATGAAGCAATCTCAGGCATCAGTGTCATTCAAGGACGTGGCTGTGGAGTTCACccaagaggagtggaagctactgGGCCCTGCTCAGAGGACCCTGTACAGAGATGTGTTGCTGGAGAACTACAGCCACCTCGTCTCAGTGGGGTACTGCTTTACAAAACCAGAGCTCATCTTCATGTTGGAACAAGAAGAAAACCCGTGGTTATTAGAGGAAGGATTTCTAAACAGGAGCTACACAGAGCAAAGTTACTAG